The region ATCAGGCCGCAGGGCCTGCTTGGGTCCGGACGAAGTCCCCAACTGACTAGACGCTTTGCGGGACAGACCGCCCAGCTCGGTTTAAGCCAGCGCCTCGCTGCGCTGCCCCTCTTCCGACAAGTGCACCACCATGCCCTGCGGAATCAGCTCCCAGCCCTCGTGCTCGCCTTCCAGCGGCTCCGAGGCGATCACATGGCCAAGCTCGCCATGCCGGTGAAGATAGAGGGTAGGGGCGCGCTTATCGCTGGAAAAGCGGAAGGCGTGAATGGACTTGCCATCGGCCAGCGCGGCCGAAAAGCGCAGGGGCTGGTCAATGCCCAGCACATGCATCATCGCCAGCGTCTCGTTGAGCACTTGGCCCACGGCCTGGGTGATGCTGTCGCCCATTTCCATGCGGTTGATGATCATCAGGAACAGCAGTTCCGAGTCGGTCGCGCCTTGGCGGTGGGCATAGAGATGATCTGACAGGCGCGACTCCATCGCACGGCGCAACTGGCCATAACCGCCAATCTGGCCGTTGTGCATGAAGAGATAGGGGCCGTAGTGAAAAGGGTGGCAGTTCTGCCGCGCGATGCCGGTGCCGGTGGCGGCGCGCACATGGGCAAAGAACAGCGGTGAGCGCACATTGCTGCACAGGGCCAGCAGGTTGTCGTCTGACCAGGCGGGCATCACCTCGCGGTAGATGCCGGGGCTGCTGCGCTCGCCATACCAGCCGATGCCGAAGCCGTCGCCATTGGTGACGGCCTTGGCCTCATCGGCCCGCAGCGACTGGCGCACCAAGGAGTGGCGCGGCGTGCAGACCAACTCTTCCAGAAAAATCGACTCACCCAGATAAGCAAGAAATCGGCACATAGGCGTCAGTTTGGCAGCAAGGCGTGGGGTCGGGAATCAGTAGAACTGCGCTGTGCGAAAGCCTTCGCTATGCTGGCGGGCATGACAAGCTGGCTTCGCGATCTTTCTGTTTCGGCTGTGGTGGCTGGTTTTGTAGCGGTTTTGGTGGGCTTCACCAGTTCGGTGGCCATCGTCTTTCAGGCCGCGCAGGCGCTGGGCGCCACGCCGGCGCAAACCAGTTCCTGGATGTGGGCCTTGGGCTTGGGCATGGGCGTCACCAGCCTCGGTCTGTCGCTGTGGAGCCGCCAGCCGGTGCTGACCGCCTGGTCCACGCCCGGCGCGGCCCTGATCGCAGCCACCTCCGGCATCCCCATGGCCGAGGCGATTGGCGCCTTCTTGGTCTGCGCCGCTTTGATCATCTTGTTCGGCACCACCGGTTGGTTCGAGCGTTTGATGGACCGCATCCCGCTGGCCGTGGCCTCGGCCCTGCTGGCCGGGGTGCTGGCGCGTTTTGGCCTGGACGCTGTCTTGACCGTCAAGACCGCGCCGCTGCTCGTGCTGAGCATGGCCGCGGCCTATCTGCTGGGCAAGCGCCTGTGGCCGCGCTATGCGGTGCCGGGAGTTTTGCTGGTGGGCGTGGCGGTGGCTGCCGGGCAAGGGCGCTTGCATTGGGGTGCGGTGGAATGGGCTTGGGCGCAACCGGTCTGGACCACGCCGGCCTTTAGCGTGGCGGCCCTGATCGGTGTGGCGCTGCCGCTCTTCCTCGTCACCATGGCTTCGCAAAATCTGCCCGGCGTGGCCGCGCAGCGCGCCTCAGGCTATCGCGCGCCGGTGTCGCGCAGCATCACGGTGACAGGTCTTGCCAGCCTGCTGCTGGCGCCTTTCGGTGGCTATGCCTTCAACCTCGCGGCCATCACGGCGGCGATCTGCATGGGCCCCGAGGCGCATGCCGACCCGCGCCGCCGCTACCTGGCCGCTTGCGCGGCCGGGGTGTTCTACATCGCCGTGGGCCTGGCCGGTGGCGCGGTGGTGGGCTTGCTGGTGGCCTTTCCGCGTGAGTTGGTGGCGGCGATTGCCGGCCTGGCTTTGCTGGGCACCATCGCTGGCGGGCTGAGCGCCGCGCTGAAGGAAGAAAAGCACCGCGACGCCGCCATCCTGACCTTTCTGGTCACGCTCTCCGGCCTGAATCTGCTCGGCATTGGGTCGGCGTTCTGGGGCGTGGTGGCCGGCAGTGTGGCGCTATTGGTGCAACACTTGCGTTCGAGATAAAGACTGATTGAATGATTGACTGGAAGCTATTGCCATGAAACTGCTGTTCGTTGCCGACCCGATTGAGACCTTCAAGACTTACAAGGACTCCACCTTCGCCATGATGCGCGAGGCCGCCAAGCGCGGCCATGAGATCTGGGCCTGCGAGGTGCCTGATCTGGTGTGGCGCAGCGGCGGCCGTGTGCTCGCGCGCCGCGCCCGCGCGCTGACCCTGACCGGCGACGCGAAGGACTGGTACAGCGTGGCCGCCACGCAGGAGTTGGTGCTGGCCGAAACCGATGCCATCGTGATGCGCAAGGACCCGCCTTTCGACAGCGAGTTCTTCTACGCCACCCACTTGCTGGGCCAGGCCGAGCGCGAGGGCGCGCGCGTCTTCAACAAGCCCGCGGCGCTGCGCGATCACCCCGAAAAGCTGGCGCTGATGGAGTTCCCGCAGTACTGCACGCCCACGCTGGTGACGCGCTCCGCCGAGGTGGTGCGCGCCTTCCATGCCGAGCACAAAGACATCATCCTCAAGCCCCTGGACGGCATGGGCGGCACCGGCATCTTCCGCGTTGGCGCGGACGGCCTCAACCTCGGCGCCATCATCGAAACGCTGAACAAGGACGGCGCCGAAACCATCATGGTGCAGCGCTATCTGCCCGCCATCAGCCAGGGCGACAAGCGCGTGCTGGTGATTGGCGGCGAGGTGGTGCCTTTCTGCCTGGCGCGCATTCCGCAAGGCGGCGAGGTGCGGGGCAATTTGGCCGCGGGCGGCAAGGGTGTGGCCCAGCCGATCAGCGCGCGTGACCGAGAAATTGCCGAAGCCGTGGGCCCCATCCTGGCCCAGCGCGGCCTGCTTTTGGTGGGCCTGGATGTGATTGGCGACTGCCTCACCGAGATCAATGTCACCAGCCCCACCTGCTTCCAGGAAATCACCGACCAGACCGGCTTCGACGTCGCCAAGATGTTCGTCGATGCGCTGGAGCGAAGCCTCTGATGCGGCTGCTGCTTGCTTCGCTGCAAGGTTGAAGCCCTGAGGCCATGCTGCGACAACTTCCCCTCGCCCGGCAGCTGACGGCCGCCCACATCAACGGCATCGGCGTGGCGCTAGGTGTGGCGACGGTGCAGGCGCTGTTCAGCCTGCTGCTGGGCCTGCCGGTCGGTTTGGCGGCGGCCGGTGGCGCGGTTTGTGCCAGCTTGCCGGATGTGCCCAACCCGCCGCAGCGGGTCTTGATGCGGGTCTTGCCGGCTGCCTTGGTGGCCGCCCTGGTGAGTTTGTCGGTCGGTTTGCTGCGCGCGTCGCCGCTGGCGATGACGCTGCTGATTGCGCTGATTGCCTTTGCCAGCTTGCTGAGCATGGCCTGGGGCGCACGCGCCGGGCCGCTGTCGTTCACCGGCGTGCTGGCGCTGGTGTTCGCCATGGCCTGGGAGGCGCCGGCCACGCCGCTGGATGCCCTGATCCACGCCGCCTGGGTGGCCGCCGGTGCGCTCAGCTATGCGGTGTGGGCGAGATTCATGGCCGTGTTGCTGCGCCGCCGCTACCGCGAACTGGCGGTGGCCGCGGCCATGCGTGCCGCGGTGCGGCGCTTGCGTTCACGCGCCGAGCGCATTCGCGGTGATGTGCCGCTGGCCGAGGCCGGCATCCGCGCCTCGATTGCCGACGATGTGCTGCTGGCCGAAGCCTTGCAAGCGGCCCGCGACCAAGTCTTTGCCGCCCAGCCCTCGGCGCACAGCCGGCGTCAGATCGATCTGGTGCTGGGCCTGATCGAGCTGCGCGATTTACTGCTGGCCAGCCGGCTGGATCTGCATTTGCTGGGCGAGGATGCGGCCGCCCTGGCCTGGCGCCATGCCCTGGCCGACACCTTGCTGCCGCTGGCTGCGGTGTTGGAAGAACTGGCGGCGCATGTGGACCGCGGCGCGCCTTTGCCGGAGGTCTCGCCCCAGCAATCGCCCGTGCTTTGGCGCGCAGACCTGGCCGCCCGCCTGGCCAGCGTTCAGGCGCCGGCGGGAGATGCTCGCCTCCATTTGGTGGACGCTTTGCAAAGCCGCATTGGCCATATGTTTGACGACATCGCCGCGATGGTGGAGCGCTGCCGCCAGCCCGACCGGGCCAGCGCCTGGACGCGCGAGCAGTTGCAGCTTTTCGTCTCGCCCGAGGGCTGGCCGCTGGCGGCGCTCAAACCCCATCTGAGCCTGCAGTCCAGTGTGATGCGCCATGCATTGCGTGGCGGCTTGGCGTTGTCGCTGGCCTATGCCTTAGGGCTGATGCTGCCCTGGGCGGCCCACCCGCATTGGCTGGTGCTGAGCGTGTCGGTGGTGCTGCGCGGCAATCTGGAGCAGACTTTGTCGCGCCGCAACGACCGCATCATCGGCACCGTCATCGGCTGCCTGCTGGTGCTGGCCCTGGCTCAAGCAGCGCGCTTGGGTGCCGGTCACGGCATCTTGGCCCTGAGCTTTTTGGTGGCGGTGGGCGTGGCCCATGCCTATGTGAATCAACGCTACCGGGTAGCGGCCACTGCGGCGACCTTGATGGCCTTGCTGCAGCCTTTGCTGCTGGCGGCGGGCACCCAACCGGCGGTGGGTGAGCGCCTGGCGGATACGGTCATCGGCGCCTTGCTGGCCTGGGCGTTTTGCTTTGTGCTGCCGTCTTGGGAGCGCCGCAGCCTGCAGCGCCTCAACGGCCAGTTGCGCCTGGCCCTGGGCCGGCATGCGCGCAATGTCTTGCAATGGGCGCCGACGCAAGCTCAGCAATTGGCGCAGCGCCTGAGCCGCCAACAGGCCTACACGGCCTTGGCGGCGCTGGCCGCAGCGGCCCAGCGCACACGGGTGGAGCCGCGCAGCGTGCGCCTGCCTGAGCCCGAGATTGAGGCGGTGCTGAGCCATGGTTACCGGCTGATGGCTTTGCTGGGCGCCTTGCAGCAACTGCTCAGCCGGCGCCGCGAGCGCTTGGACCCGACCCAAAGCCCGGCCGCCTTGCAGCTGAGCCTGGCCGGGCTGTTGCAGGCCTTGCAACAGCCCGGCCAGCCGGCGCCGGGGTCGTCTAAAAACGCTGGAAGCCTTGCAGGCGCCGCCGACCTTGCCGCAGCGGAAAGCTCGGCCGCTGCCGAGCGCCTGAGCACGCCGCTGGAGGACGAGGTCTGGCCGGAGCACCTGAGCCAGCAAGACCTCAGCCCCTGGTTGCTGCGCCGCCTGGGCCTGTGCCAGCGCGAGGCTGCCTTGCTGAGCGAGGCCATGCAGCGCCTGCAAACCGCCATGCCGCCCGAGCCGGCCCGCCAGGGCTGAGCTGACGGGTTGACCCCCACGTTAAGAATGACCCGTGGTCAGCACAGCCGCGGCCTGCGGTTTATGCTCTGCGCCATTCGCCGGCCCAGGCGCCACGGGCGTGTCCCCGTCGGCCTGAATCCGCGCACTTTCTCCTCCTCCTGCAGTCCCTCAAAAAGAAAGCCTCCCACCATGATCACCACCCGCGCAGCCGTGGCCTGGAAAGCCGGTGCCCCCTTGACGATTGAAACCGTGCAGCTCGACGGCCCGCGCGCCGGTGAAGTCTTGGTGGAAGTCAAAGCCACCGGCATCTGCCACACCGATTACTACACCCTCTCCGGCGCCGACCCGGAGGGCATCTTCCCCGCCATCCTGGGCCACGAGGGCGCGGGCATCGTGTTGGAAGTGGGCGAGGGCGTCACCTGGCTCAAGCCCGGCGACCACGTCATCCCGCTCTACACGCCCGAGTGCCGGCAGTGCAAGTTCTGCCTCTCGCGCAAGACCAATCTCTGCCAGGCCATCCGCCCGACCCAGGGCAAGGGCCTGATGCCCGATGGCAGCTCGCGCTTTTCCATCGATGGCAAGCCGATCTTTCACTACATGGGCACCTCCACCTTCGCCAATCACATCGTTGTGCCCGGCATCGCCCTGGCCAAGATTCGCGAGGACGCGCCTTTTGACAAGGTCTGCTACATCGGCTGCGGCGTGACCACCGGCGTGGGTGCCGTGCTGTTCACCGCCAAGGTCGAGGCCGGCGCCAATGTGGTGGTGTTTGGCTTGGGCGGCATTGGCCTGAATGTGATCCAGGGCGCCAAGATGGTGGGGGCCGACAAAATCATCGGCGTGGACCTGAACCCCGAGCGCGAGGCCCTGGCCCGCCAGTTCGGCATGACCCACTTCATCAACCCCAAGGAACACGCCAACGTGGTGGACGCGATTGTTCAGCTCACCGACGGCGGCGCCGACTATTCCTTTGAGTGCATCGGCAACACCAAGGTCATGCGCGACGCGCTGGAGTGCACCCACAAGGGCTGGGGCCGCAGCATCATCATCGGCGTGGCCGAGGCCGGCGCAGAGATCAGCACCCGACCCTTCCAACTGGTGACCGGCCGCAAATGGGAAGGCAGTGCTTTCGGCGGCGCGCGCGGCCGCACCGATGTGCCCAAGATCGTTGATTGGTATATGGAAGGCAAGCTCAAGATCGACGAGCTGATCACCCACAAGCTGCCGCTGGAGCGCATCAACGAAGGCTTCGATCTGATGAAGCGCGGTGAATCCATCCGCTCGGTGGTCGAGTTCTAAGCCCATGTTTGAGCTGATCTCCACCCATGCCAGCTTCGGCGGGCAGCAGCAGTTTTGCCGGCATGAGTCCGAAGTCATCGGCCTGCCGATGCGCTTCGCCTTGTTTGTGCCGCCGGCACCCAAAGGCCTGCTGATCTTTCTGGCCGGCCTGACCTGCACCGAAGAGACCTTCACCATGAAGGCCGGCGCGCAGCGAGTGGCCGCCGAGCTGGGCCTGGCGCTTCTGATGCCCGACACCAGCCCGCGCGGCGCCCAAGTTCCGGGTGAGGCCGAGCATTGGGACTTTGGAGTCGGCGCCGGGTTCTATCTCGATGCCACCGCTGAACCCTGGGCCCGCCATTGGCGCATGGAAAGCTATATCACCGAGGAGTTGCTGCCCCAGGTGCTGGCCGCCTTGCAATTGCCGGCCGACAAGGTGGGTATTTTTGGTCACTCCATGGGCGGCCACGGTGCCTTGACCCTGGCCTTGCGCCACCCCGACAAGTTCCGCTCGGTCTCGGCGTTTGCACCCATCGCCGCGCCCAGCCAATGTGCTTGGGGCAAGAAAGCCTTCAGCGGCTATTTGGGGCCTGACACTGCCAGCTGGGATGCGCACGACGCCAGTGCCTTGATGCTGCAGGCGCCGGGAGCAGGCGTGCTGTTCCCCGCCGGCATCTTGATCGACCAGGGCATGGCCGACAAATTCCTGCTGGAAATGCAGCTGCTGCCCGAGCGCTTCGAAGCCGCCTGCCAGACCCGCGGCCAGCCGGTGACGATGCGCTGGCATTTGGGCTATGACCACGGCTACTACTTCATCGCCAGCTTTGTCGAGGACCACCTCAGGCATCACGCCAAGGCCTTGTTGGGCTAAGCCTGGCCGCATCCAGCGCGCAGCATCGGCCCCATGAAATCACTGGACGCCCAACAACTGCGCCGCATTCCCGCCAGCATCTGGGTGCTGGGCTTTGTCAGCTTGCTGATGGACGTTTCCTCCGAAATGATCCACAGCTTGCTGCCGCTGTTCATGGTCAGCGGCCTGGGCGCCAGCGCCCTGACCGTGGGCCTGATCGAAGGCATGGCCGAGGCCACGGCCTTGATCGTCAAAGTGTTCTCCGGTGTCTTGAGTGATTACCTGGGCCGCCGCAAAGGTCTGGCGCTGCTGGGCTATGGCCTGGGCGCGCTCAGCAAGCCGTTGTTCGCGCTGGCGCCGGGCATGGGCTTGGTGGTGACGGCAAGGCTGATCGACCGGGTCGGCAAAGGCATTCGCGGTGCGCCGCGCGATGCCTTGGTGGCCGACCTGACGCCGCCGCAGATTCGCGGCGCCGCCTTCGGCCTGCGGCAGGCGCTCGACACGGTGGGCGCTTTTCTCGGCCCGCTGCTGGCGGTGGGCTTGATGCTGATGTGGGCGAATGACTTCCGCGCCGTGTTCTGGCTGGCGGTGATCCCCGGCGCCCTGGCCGTGCTGCTTTTGCTGTTCGGTGTTCAAGAACCGCCGCGCAGCAGCACGGCGCCGCGGGTCAATCCGATCAAGCCCGCTAATCTGCGCCGCCTGAGTGCCGACTATTGGTGGGTGGTGGGCATTGCCGCGCTGTTCACCCTGGCGCGCTTCAGCGAGGCCTTTCTGGTGCTGCAAGCGCAGCGCACGGGCGTGCCCATGGCCTGGGTGCCGCTGGTGATGGTGGCAATGAATCTGGTCTACGCGCTGGCCGCCTACCCCTTCGGCAAGTTGTCAGATCGTCTGGGCGAGTCCAAGCTCGGCTTGCTGGCGGGCGGCCTGGTGCTGCTGATCGCGGCGGATTTGGTGCTGGCCCGCGCCGAGCATTGGCCCATGCTGCTGTGCGGTGTGGCCTTGTGGGGCGTGCATATGGCCATGACCCAGGGCTTGCTGGCCACCTTGGTGGCCGACACGGCCCCGCCCGATCTGCGCGGCACCGCCTATGGCTTTTTCAATCTGCTTAGCGGCCTGGCCATGCTG is a window of Paucibacter sp. KCTC 42545 DNA encoding:
- a CDS encoding class II glutamine amidotransferase, which codes for MCRFLAYLGESIFLEELVCTPRHSLVRQSLRADEAKAVTNGDGFGIGWYGERSSPGIYREVMPAWSDDNLLALCSNVRSPLFFAHVRAATGTGIARQNCHPFHYGPYLFMHNGQIGGYGQLRRAMESRLSDHLYAHRQGATDSELLFLMIINRMEMGDSITQAVGQVLNETLAMMHVLGIDQPLRFSAALADGKSIHAFRFSSDKRAPTLYLHRHGELGHVIASEPLEGEHEGWELIPQGMVVHLSEEGQRSEALA
- a CDS encoding benzoate/H(+) symporter BenE family transporter, whose protein sequence is MTSWLRDLSVSAVVAGFVAVLVGFTSSVAIVFQAAQALGATPAQTSSWMWALGLGMGVTSLGLSLWSRQPVLTAWSTPGAALIAATSGIPMAEAIGAFLVCAALIILFGTTGWFERLMDRIPLAVASALLAGVLARFGLDAVLTVKTAPLLVLSMAAAYLLGKRLWPRYAVPGVLLVGVAVAAGQGRLHWGAVEWAWAQPVWTTPAFSVAALIGVALPLFLVTMASQNLPGVAAQRASGYRAPVSRSITVTGLASLLLAPFGGYAFNLAAITAAICMGPEAHADPRRRYLAACAAGVFYIAVGLAGGAVVGLLVAFPRELVAAIAGLALLGTIAGGLSAALKEEKHRDAAILTFLVTLSGLNLLGIGSAFWGVVAGSVALLVQHLRSR
- the gshB gene encoding glutathione synthase → MKLLFVADPIETFKTYKDSTFAMMREAAKRGHEIWACEVPDLVWRSGGRVLARRARALTLTGDAKDWYSVAATQELVLAETDAIVMRKDPPFDSEFFYATHLLGQAEREGARVFNKPAALRDHPEKLALMEFPQYCTPTLVTRSAEVVRAFHAEHKDIILKPLDGMGGTGIFRVGADGLNLGAIIETLNKDGAETIMVQRYLPAISQGDKRVLVIGGEVVPFCLARIPQGGEVRGNLAAGGKGVAQPISARDREIAEAVGPILAQRGLLLVGLDVIGDCLTEINVTSPTCFQEITDQTGFDVAKMFVDALERSL
- a CDS encoding FUSC family protein, giving the protein MLRQLPLARQLTAAHINGIGVALGVATVQALFSLLLGLPVGLAAAGGAVCASLPDVPNPPQRVLMRVLPAALVAALVSLSVGLLRASPLAMTLLIALIAFASLLSMAWGARAGPLSFTGVLALVFAMAWEAPATPLDALIHAAWVAAGALSYAVWARFMAVLLRRRYRELAVAAAMRAAVRRLRSRAERIRGDVPLAEAGIRASIADDVLLAEALQAARDQVFAAQPSAHSRRQIDLVLGLIELRDLLLASRLDLHLLGEDAAALAWRHALADTLLPLAAVLEELAAHVDRGAPLPEVSPQQSPVLWRADLAARLASVQAPAGDARLHLVDALQSRIGHMFDDIAAMVERCRQPDRASAWTREQLQLFVSPEGWPLAALKPHLSLQSSVMRHALRGGLALSLAYALGLMLPWAAHPHWLVLSVSVVLRGNLEQTLSRRNDRIIGTVIGCLLVLALAQAARLGAGHGILALSFLVAVGVAHAYVNQRYRVAATAATLMALLQPLLLAAGTQPAVGERLADTVIGALLAWAFCFVLPSWERRSLQRLNGQLRLALGRHARNVLQWAPTQAQQLAQRLSRQQAYTALAALAAAAQRTRVEPRSVRLPEPEIEAVLSHGYRLMALLGALQQLLSRRRERLDPTQSPAALQLSLAGLLQALQQPGQPAPGSSKNAGSLAGAADLAAAESSAAAERLSTPLEDEVWPEHLSQQDLSPWLLRRLGLCQREAALLSEAMQRLQTAMPPEPARQG
- a CDS encoding S-(hydroxymethyl)glutathione dehydrogenase/class III alcohol dehydrogenase — its product is MTTRAAVAWKAGAPLTIETVQLDGPRAGEVLVEVKATGICHTDYYTLSGADPEGIFPAILGHEGAGIVLEVGEGVTWLKPGDHVIPLYTPECRQCKFCLSRKTNLCQAIRPTQGKGLMPDGSSRFSIDGKPIFHYMGTSTFANHIVVPGIALAKIREDAPFDKVCYIGCGVTTGVGAVLFTAKVEAGANVVVFGLGGIGLNVIQGAKMVGADKIIGVDLNPEREALARQFGMTHFINPKEHANVVDAIVQLTDGGADYSFECIGNTKVMRDALECTHKGWGRSIIIGVAEAGAEISTRPFQLVTGRKWEGSAFGGARGRTDVPKIVDWYMEGKLKIDELITHKLPLERINEGFDLMKRGESIRSVVEF
- the fghA gene encoding S-formylglutathione hydrolase, with translation MFELISTHASFGGQQQFCRHESEVIGLPMRFALFVPPAPKGLLIFLAGLTCTEETFTMKAGAQRVAAELGLALLMPDTSPRGAQVPGEAEHWDFGVGAGFYLDATAEPWARHWRMESYITEELLPQVLAALQLPADKVGIFGHSMGGHGALTLALRHPDKFRSVSAFAPIAAPSQCAWGKKAFSGYLGPDTASWDAHDASALMLQAPGAGVLFPAGILIDQGMADKFLLEMQLLPERFEAACQTRGQPVTMRWHLGYDHGYYFIASFVEDHLRHHAKALLG
- a CDS encoding MFS transporter translates to MKSLDAQQLRRIPASIWVLGFVSLLMDVSSEMIHSLLPLFMVSGLGASALTVGLIEGMAEATALIVKVFSGVLSDYLGRRKGLALLGYGLGALSKPLFALAPGMGLVVTARLIDRVGKGIRGAPRDALVADLTPPQIRGAAFGLRQALDTVGAFLGPLLAVGLMLMWANDFRAVFWLAVIPGALAVLLLLFGVQEPPRSSTAPRVNPIKPANLRRLSADYWWVVGIAALFTLARFSEAFLVLQAQRTGVPMAWVPLVMVAMNLVYALAAYPFGKLSDRLGESKLGLLAGGLVLLIAADLVLARAEHWPMLLCGVALWGVHMAMTQGLLATLVADTAPPDLRGTAYGFFNLLSGLAMLLASAAAGWLWDAHGAPSTFYAGAGFCVLALLVLLAYARRARISAGV